A DNA window from Enterobacter asburiae contains the following coding sequences:
- a CDS encoding DUF1471 domain-containing protein, which produces MKSIKTFVAVIALATSFGSFAAQTVTATASTIDGAEAKIAAQAQDAGASSYKITQAFSGNRVHMTAELTK; this is translated from the coding sequence ATGAAAAGCATCAAAACTTTTGTCGCTGTAATCGCTCTGGCTACTTCTTTCGGTTCTTTCGCTGCACAGACCGTGACCGCAACCGCCTCTACCATTGATGGCGCAGAAGCTAAAATCGCGGCTCAGGCTCAGGATGCTGGCGCATCATCTTACAAAATTACCCAGGCGTTCTCAGGTAACCGCGTACACATGACTGCTGAACTGACTAAATAA
- a CDS encoding MFS transporter, whose translation MNTTTCTHKDNPNFWIFGLFFFLYFFIMATCFPFLPIWLSDIIGLNKTHTGIVFSCISLSAIAFQPVLGVISDKLGLKKHLLWIIAVLLFLFAPFFLYVFAPLLKVNIWLGALSGGLYIGFVFSAGSGAIEAYIERVSRNSFFEYGKARMFGCLGWGLCASTGGILFGIDPSYVFWMGSGAALLLMLLLVVAKPKPNQTAQVMDALGANQPQITAKTVFNLFRQRRMWMFILYVIGVACVYDVFDQQFATFFKTFFATPQEGTRAFGFATTAGEICNAIIMFCSPWIINRIGAKNTLLIAGVIMATRIIGSSFATTAVEVIALKMLHALEVPFLLVGAFKYITGVFDTRLSATIYLIGFQFAKQSAAIFLSAFAGNMYDRIGFQETYLMLGCFVLAITVVSAFTLSSRQEIAAAAGAAALTHQSR comes from the coding sequence ATGAACACAACAACCTGTACCCACAAAGACAACCCTAACTTCTGGATCTTTGGGCTGTTCTTCTTTCTCTACTTCTTCATTATGGCCACCTGCTTTCCGTTCCTGCCGATTTGGCTGTCGGACATCATCGGCCTGAATAAAACCCACACCGGGATTGTCTTCTCCTGCATCTCGCTGTCGGCTATCGCCTTCCAGCCAGTGCTGGGCGTGATTTCGGACAAGCTGGGGCTGAAAAAACACCTTCTGTGGATCATCGCGGTGCTGCTGTTTCTGTTCGCGCCGTTCTTCCTGTACGTCTTCGCGCCGCTGCTGAAAGTCAATATCTGGCTGGGCGCGCTGAGCGGCGGGCTGTATATCGGTTTTGTATTTTCGGCCGGATCGGGGGCGATTGAGGCCTACATTGAGCGCGTGAGCCGCAACAGCTTCTTTGAGTACGGCAAGGCGCGGATGTTTGGCTGCCTCGGCTGGGGCTTGTGCGCCTCAACGGGCGGCATCCTGTTCGGCATCGATCCGTCGTACGTTTTCTGGATGGGATCGGGAGCGGCATTGCTGCTGATGCTGCTGCTGGTGGTGGCGAAGCCAAAGCCCAACCAGACGGCGCAGGTCATGGATGCCCTGGGCGCGAACCAGCCGCAAATCACCGCCAAAACCGTGTTCAACCTGTTCCGCCAGCGCAGAATGTGGATGTTTATCCTCTATGTGATTGGCGTGGCCTGCGTGTATGACGTTTTCGACCAGCAGTTTGCCACCTTCTTTAAAACCTTCTTCGCCACGCCGCAGGAAGGAACCCGCGCCTTTGGTTTCGCAACGACTGCGGGGGAAATCTGTAACGCCATCATTATGTTCTGTTCGCCGTGGATCATTAACCGCATCGGCGCGAAGAACACGCTGCTGATCGCCGGGGTGATTATGGCGACGCGCATTATCGGTTCATCGTTCGCCACCACCGCCGTGGAGGTGATTGCCCTCAAGATGCTGCACGCGCTGGAAGTCCCGTTCCTGCTGGTGGGCGCATTTAAGTACATCACCGGGGTGTTTGATACCCGACTGTCAGCGACTATCTATCTGATCGGCTTCCAGTTCGCCAAGCAGTCGGCGGCCATTTTCCTCTCCGCTTTTGCCGGGAATATGTATGACCGGATCGGCTTCCAGGAGACGTATCTGATGCTGGGCTGTTTCGTGCTGGCGATTACGGTGGTGTCGGCGTTTACGCTGAGCAGCAGGCAGGAGATCGCCGCCGCCGCGGGGGCAGCAGCGTTAACACATCAGTCCAGGTAA
- the fucO gene encoding lactaldehyde reductase, translating to MSFMLALPKISLHGAGAIGDMVNLVANKQWGKALIVTDGQLVKLGLLGSLFTALDAHQMSYHLFDEVFPNPTEALVQKGISAYRDAECDYVIAFGGGSPIDTAKAIKILTANPGPSTDYSGVGKVKNAGVPLVAINTTAGTAAEMTSNAVIVDSARQVKEVIIDPNIIPDIAVDDASVMLDIPASVTAATGMDALTHAIEAYVSVGAHPLTDANALEAIRLINLWLPEAVEDGHNLKAREQMAFGQYLAGMAFNSAGLGLVHALAHQPGATHNLPHGVCNAILLPIVESFNRPNAVARFARVAQAMGVDTRGMSDEAASMSAIQAIRNLSARVGIPAGFSQLGVTKADIEGWLDKALADPCAPCNPRAASRDEVRELYLEAL from the coding sequence ATGAGCTTTATGTTGGCACTTCCAAAAATCAGCCTTCACGGCGCGGGCGCAATCGGCGATATGGTCAACCTGGTTGCGAACAAGCAGTGGGGCAAAGCGCTGATTGTCACCGACGGCCAGCTGGTAAAGCTGGGCCTGCTCGGCAGCCTGTTTACCGCGCTGGACGCCCATCAGATGTCGTATCACCTGTTCGATGAGGTGTTCCCGAATCCGACGGAAGCGCTTGTGCAAAAAGGAATTTCGGCTTACCGGGACGCGGAGTGTGATTACGTGATTGCCTTTGGCGGCGGCAGCCCGATTGATACCGCCAAGGCGATCAAAATCCTCACCGCCAACCCCGGTCCGTCAACCGATTACTCCGGCGTCGGCAAGGTGAAAAATGCGGGCGTGCCGCTGGTGGCGATCAACACCACCGCAGGCACGGCGGCGGAGATGACCAGCAATGCGGTGATCGTCGACTCCGCGCGTCAGGTGAAAGAGGTGATTATCGACCCGAACATCATCCCGGACATCGCCGTGGACGATGCCAGCGTGATGCTCGATATTCCCGCCTCCGTGACCGCCGCAACCGGTATGGATGCCCTGACCCATGCCATTGAAGCCTACGTATCCGTTGGCGCGCACCCGCTCACCGACGCCAACGCGCTGGAAGCCATTCGCCTGATCAACCTGTGGCTGCCGGAAGCGGTCGAAGACGGTCATAACCTTAAGGCGCGCGAGCAGATGGCATTTGGTCAGTATCTGGCGGGCATGGCGTTTAACAGTGCGGGTCTCGGCCTTGTGCATGCCCTGGCGCACCAGCCGGGCGCGACGCACAACCTGCCGCACGGCGTATGCAACGCCATCCTGCTGCCGATCGTCGAAAGCTTTAACCGCCCGAACGCGGTCGCGCGTTTTGCCCGCGTGGCGCAGGCGATGGGCGTCGATACCCGCGGCATGAGCGATGAAGCCGCCAGCATGTCCGCCATTCAGGCGATTCGCAACCTGAGCGCTCGCGTCGGCATCCCTGCGGGCTTTAGCCAGCTCGGCGTGACCAAAGCCGATATTGAAGGCTGGCTGGATAAAGCGCTCGCCGATCCGTGTGCGCCATGCAATCCGCGCGCCGCCAGCCGTGATGAGGTCCGCGAGCTGTACCTGGAGGCACTATGA
- a CDS encoding LacI family DNA-binding transcriptional regulator: MSLKAIAKELGLSVTTVSRALNGYDDVSAETRARVEAEAQRRGYRPNTFARRLKMGKIDAVGLVFPVHPVPLNNSVFMDMVGEISHELARHEIDLLLIADDDLADKHSYMRMVQSRRVDALIVAHTLDHDPRLVQLQAAGFPFLALGRSHLPQPYAWFDFDNYAGTWQATRWLIEKGHQRIALLGESNNQAFITQRRQGYLEALREAGLSSEWLRAMPPSRRVGYATTKELLALPQPPTAIITDCNTHGDGAAMALAQLGRLSGDNAVSLVVYDGLPQDSIVDIEVASVIQSTRQGVGKQIADMVRQLISGGDIEQLQVLWQPEFSPGQTA; the protein is encoded by the coding sequence ATGTCGCTTAAAGCCATTGCTAAAGAACTGGGGCTGTCAGTCACCACCGTCAGCCGCGCCCTCAACGGATATGACGACGTCTCCGCCGAGACGCGCGCACGCGTGGAAGCAGAGGCTCAGCGCCGTGGTTACCGACCGAACACCTTCGCCCGCCGCCTGAAGATGGGCAAAATTGACGCCGTCGGGCTGGTGTTTCCCGTACATCCTGTTCCGCTCAATAACAGCGTATTTATGGACATGGTCGGCGAAATTAGCCATGAACTGGCGCGACATGAGATCGACTTATTGCTCATCGCCGACGACGATCTGGCGGATAAGCACAGCTATATGCGCATGGTGCAAAGCCGACGCGTCGACGCGCTGATCGTGGCGCACACGCTGGATCACGATCCGCGTCTTGTGCAGCTTCAGGCCGCCGGTTTTCCTTTCCTGGCGCTTGGGCGCAGCCACCTCCCGCAGCCGTATGCGTGGTTTGACTTCGACAACTATGCCGGTACCTGGCAGGCGACCCGCTGGCTGATCGAGAAAGGCCATCAGCGTATCGCGCTACTTGGCGAAAGCAACAATCAGGCATTTATCACCCAGCGCCGTCAGGGTTATCTCGAGGCCCTGCGGGAAGCCGGGCTTTCCAGCGAATGGCTGCGCGCCATGCCGCCTTCGCGCCGCGTCGGGTATGCCACCACGAAAGAACTGCTTGCCCTGCCGCAGCCGCCAACGGCCATCATCACCGACTGCAACACCCACGGCGACGGCGCGGCGATGGCGCTGGCGCAGCTGGGGCGTTTATCCGGCGACAACGCCGTCTCGCTGGTGGTCTATGATGGCCTGCCGCAGGACAGCATCGTTGATATTGAGGTGGCGTCGGTGATCCAGTCCACCCGCCAGGGCGTCGGGAAACAGATTGCCGATATGGTGCGCCAGCTGATTAGCGGCGGCGATATTGAACAGCTTCAGGTGCTCTGGCAGCCTGAATTCTCTCCGGGCCAGACGGCCTAA
- a CDS encoding AzlD domain-containing protein: MGNMTFFILGIAILSAGTYLMRLGGAKLGSRLALSERSQALLSDAATVLLFSVALATTFYEGDHFAGMARVLGVAFAVFLAWRKMPLIVVIVAAAVVTALLRVAGIN; this comes from the coding sequence ATGGGAAATATGACGTTTTTTATTCTCGGTATCGCCATTTTGTCTGCGGGAACGTATCTGATGCGTCTTGGCGGGGCGAAACTGGGCAGCAGGCTGGCATTGTCAGAGCGTTCACAGGCGCTGCTGTCAGATGCGGCAACGGTATTGCTGTTTTCCGTGGCGCTGGCGACCACGTTTTATGAAGGTGACCACTTTGCCGGAATGGCGCGCGTGCTGGGCGTGGCGTTTGCGGTATTTCTGGCCTGGCGGAAAATGCCGTTAATTGTGGTGATCGTGGCGGCGGCAGTGGTAACCGCGCTGCTGCGCGTGGCGGGCATAAACTAA
- a CDS encoding AzlC family ABC transporter permease, which produces MKHHLSCLKGDTIKAIILVCLAVGVVGMSYGSLAMAYGFPVWVPFVLSITVLAGASEFMFIGIVASGGNPLAAAAAGLLVNARHVPFGVTVRELVGKRGLSLLGCHIMNDESVVFGLSQKTPEQRKAAYWLCGLGVAIVWPLGALLGAMVGKLLPDPETIGLDAVFPAILLALVVPAFKNRTTLIRACSGAALSLAAVPFAPVGLPVLLSLLGLAARKK; this is translated from the coding sequence ATGAAGCATCATCTCTCTTGCCTGAAAGGCGACACCATAAAAGCAATCATCCTGGTCTGCCTCGCGGTCGGCGTGGTCGGGATGTCATACGGCTCCCTGGCGATGGCCTACGGTTTCCCGGTCTGGGTACCGTTTGTACTCTCCATCACCGTACTCGCGGGCGCGTCAGAGTTTATGTTTATCGGCATTGTGGCAAGCGGCGGTAACCCGCTGGCGGCTGCGGCCGCGGGGTTGCTGGTCAACGCGCGGCACGTGCCGTTTGGCGTGACGGTGCGTGAGCTGGTCGGCAAACGCGGCCTGAGCCTGTTGGGCTGCCACATCATGAATGACGAAAGCGTGGTGTTTGGCCTGTCGCAAAAAACGCCCGAACAGCGCAAAGCGGCGTACTGGCTATGTGGTTTAGGCGTGGCGATTGTCTGGCCGCTGGGGGCCCTGCTGGGTGCCATGGTCGGCAAGCTGCTACCGGACCCGGAAACCATTGGCCTGGATGCGGTATTCCCGGCCATATTGCTGGCGCTGGTGGTTCCCGCGTTTAAAAACCGTACCACGCTGATCCGCGCCTGCAGTGGCGCCGCGCTGTCACTGGCCGCCGTGCCGTTTGCCCCGGTGGGATTACCGGTGCTGCTCTCCTTACTGGGTCTCGCTGCGAGGAAAAAATAA
- a CDS encoding helix-turn-helix domain-containing protein has product MTQPISVIAKSLVRERLRTGLSLAEIARRAGIAKSTLSQLESGNGNPSLETLWSLCVALDIPFARLLEPQQPTTQVIRRGEGTKVVAGQANYEAILLAACPPGARRDVYLLLTQPGADRISQPHPPGSVEHIIVTQGRALVGLIDAAEELGPGDYICYPADLPHIFKALEPDTHALLVAEQN; this is encoded by the coding sequence ATGACGCAGCCAATCAGCGTAATCGCAAAAAGCCTGGTGCGAGAACGCCTGCGAACCGGGCTTTCACTGGCGGAAATCGCTCGCCGTGCCGGGATCGCTAAATCCACGCTTTCTCAGCTTGAGTCAGGCAACGGTAACCCTAGCCTGGAAACGCTGTGGTCGCTTTGCGTGGCGCTGGATATTCCTTTCGCCCGCCTGCTTGAACCACAGCAGCCTACCACTCAGGTGATCCGTCGTGGTGAAGGTACGAAGGTCGTTGCCGGACAGGCCAACTACGAGGCGATACTGCTGGCAGCATGTCCGCCGGGCGCGCGACGCGACGTATATCTCCTGCTTACCCAGCCGGGCGCAGACCGCATTTCCCAGCCGCATCCGCCGGGGTCCGTTGAACATATTATTGTGACGCAGGGGCGCGCGTTAGTCGGCCTGATCGACGCGGCGGAAGAACTCGGCCCGGGAGATTACATCTGTTATCCCGCCGATCTGCCGCATATCTTTAAGGCGCTGGAGCCGGATACGCACGCGCTGCTGGTGGCGGAACAAAACTAA
- a CDS encoding alpha-galactosidase, whose translation MQDPVSRLETTTVDVVIKTHPFAEILYWGPHLQHFSPQDVATLARPVANGRLDVDSPVTLMAELGHGLFGSPGIEGHRQGLDGSPVFKTTQVQQDVNTLTITAEDEHAGLRLTSELALDASGVLVVRHGLTNLKAIPWQVDRFAVTLPVAERAQEVMAFHGRWIREFQPHRVKLEHDSFVIENRRGKTSHEHFPALIAGTPSFSEMQGDVWGVHLGWSGNHRLRAEAKTDGRRYLQAEALYLPGEMAVEEGDTLWTPRLYASYSTQGLNGMSQPFHRYLRNNVIRFPENKPRPVHLNTWEGIYFNHDPDYIKRMADEAAALGVERFIIDDGWFKGRNDDHAALGDWYLDEKKYPNGLTPVIDHVKRLGMEFGIWVEPEMINPDSDLYRAHPDWVLALPGYPRATGRHQLVLNLNIPEAFDYLVERMSWLLGEHAVDYVKWDMNRELVQPGHNGKAAADAQTRQFYRLLDVLGERFPHIEFESCSSGGGRIDYEVLTRSHRFWASDNNDALERSTIQRGMSYFFPPEVMGAHIGHHQCHATFRQHSIQFRGLTALFGHMGLELDPLTVDAREREGYRHYAALHKQWRDVIHHGTQWRIDMPDATTLAQGIVSEDKAQGLFMVSQLAMPDYSLMMPLRMAGLEASARYRVTLLDHPNIQITGEGGHTMRKLPAWMETPQTVSGEWLMQAGIALPILDPETAILIGVERV comes from the coding sequence ATGCAAGATCCCGTTTCACGACTCGAAACCACGACGGTAGACGTGGTGATCAAAACCCATCCGTTCGCCGAAATTCTCTACTGGGGGCCTCACCTTCAGCACTTTTCGCCTCAGGATGTTGCTACGCTCGCACGTCCTGTTGCCAACGGCAGGCTTGACGTCGACTCCCCGGTCACGCTGATGGCCGAGCTGGGGCATGGTCTGTTTGGTTCGCCTGGCATTGAGGGTCATCGCCAGGGGCTGGACGGTTCCCCGGTGTTCAAAACCACGCAGGTGCAGCAGGACGTAAACACCCTGACGATTACCGCCGAAGATGAGCATGCGGGCCTGCGCCTGACCAGCGAGCTGGCGCTGGATGCCAGCGGCGTGCTGGTGGTTCGTCACGGTTTAACGAACCTGAAAGCGATCCCCTGGCAGGTTGACCGTTTCGCCGTCACGCTGCCGGTGGCCGAGCGCGCGCAGGAGGTAATGGCCTTCCACGGACGCTGGATCAGGGAGTTTCAGCCGCACCGCGTTAAGCTTGAACACGACAGCTTCGTGATTGAAAACCGTCGGGGTAAAACCTCCCACGAGCACTTCCCGGCGCTGATTGCCGGTACGCCGTCGTTCAGCGAAATGCAGGGCGACGTCTGGGGCGTGCATCTGGGCTGGAGCGGTAATCACCGCCTGCGCGCGGAAGCGAAAACCGACGGTCGTCGCTATCTTCAGGCCGAAGCGCTCTACCTGCCGGGTGAAATGGCGGTTGAGGAGGGCGATACGCTCTGGACGCCGCGCCTGTATGCCAGCTACTCCACGCAGGGCCTGAACGGCATGAGCCAGCCGTTTCATCGCTACCTGCGCAACAACGTCATCCGCTTCCCGGAAAACAAACCGCGCCCGGTGCACCTCAATACCTGGGAAGGGATCTACTTCAACCACGATCCGGACTACATTAAGCGCATGGCCGACGAGGCTGCCGCGCTGGGCGTGGAGCGTTTCATCATTGATGACGGCTGGTTCAAAGGCCGTAACGACGACCATGCCGCGCTGGGCGACTGGTATCTGGACGAGAAAAAATACCCGAACGGCCTGACGCCGGTGATCGACCACGTCAAACGGCTCGGCATGGAGTTTGGCATCTGGGTTGAGCCGGAGATGATCAACCCGGATTCAGATTTGTACCGTGCGCATCCTGACTGGGTACTGGCGCTGCCGGGCTATCCCCGGGCGACCGGACGACACCAGCTGGTGCTCAATCTCAACATCCCGGAGGCCTTTGATTACCTGGTGGAGCGCATGAGCTGGCTGCTGGGCGAGCATGCGGTCGACTACGTGAAGTGGGACATGAACCGCGAGCTGGTGCAGCCTGGACACAACGGTAAAGCCGCCGCCGACGCCCAGACCCGTCAGTTTTACCGCCTGCTGGACGTGCTGGGCGAACGCTTCCCGCATATTGAGTTTGAATCCTGCTCCTCCGGCGGCGGGCGCATTGATTATGAGGTACTGACCCGCAGCCACCGCTTCTGGGCGTCCGACAACAACGACGCGCTGGAGCGCAGCACCATCCAGCGCGGCATGAGCTACTTCTTCCCGCCGGAGGTGATGGGCGCGCATATCGGTCATCATCAATGCCACGCCACCTTCCGCCAGCATAGCATCCAGTTTCGCGGGCTGACGGCTCTGTTTGGCCATATGGGGCTGGAGCTGGATCCGCTCACCGTGGACGCACGGGAGCGCGAAGGCTATCGCCATTACGCCGCGCTGCACAAGCAGTGGCGGGATGTCATTCATCACGGCACCCAGTGGCGAATTGATATGCCGGACGCCACCACGCTGGCGCAGGGTATTGTAAGCGAAGATAAGGCGCAGGGGCTGTTTATGGTCAGCCAGCTCGCGATGCCGGACTACAGCCTGATGATGCCGCTGCGCATGGCGGGGCTGGAGGCCAGCGCGCGGTACCGCGTCACGCTGCTCGATCACCCGAATATTCAGATTACGGGTGAGGGAGGGCACACCATGCGCAAGCTGCCGGCGTGGATGGAAACGCCGCAAACGGTGAGCGGCGAGTGGCTGATGCAGGCGGGCATTGCGCTGCCGATTCTGGATCCGGAAACCGCCATTCTAATTGGCGTTGAACGCGTGTAA
- the rhaM gene encoding L-rhamnose mutarotase produces MIRKAFVMQVNPDAHEEYARRHNPIWPELEKVLKDHGAHHYAIYLDRARSLLFATVEIESEERWSAVANTDVCQRWWKHMGDVMPSNPDNSPVSTELKEVFYLD; encoded by the coding sequence ATGATCCGCAAAGCCTTTGTGATGCAGGTCAACCCGGACGCGCACGAGGAGTACGCGCGCCGCCACAATCCAATTTGGCCGGAGCTGGAAAAGGTGTTGAAAGACCACGGCGCACACCACTACGCCATTTATCTCGATAGGGCCCGCAGCCTGCTGTTTGCGACCGTAGAGATTGAATCGGAGGAGCGCTGGAGCGCGGTAGCGAATACCGACGTCTGCCAGCGCTGGTGGAAACATATGGGCGACGTCATGCCGTCGAACCCGGATAACAGCCCGGTGAGTACCGAGCTGAAAGAGGTCTTTTACCTGGACTGA
- the fdhD gene encoding formate dehydrogenase accessory sulfurtransferase FdhD, giving the protein MSKQNRDPHSSPLPAGIVELSVHRPPHITHATPDFLAEEVPVALVYNGISHVVMMASPKDLELFAIGFSLSEGIIDHPQEIYGMDVVQACNGLEVQIELSSRRFMGLKERRRALAGRTGCGVCGVEQLNDIGKPVAPLPFTQTYNLAHLDHALEHLNDVQPIGQLSGCTHAAAWVLPSGDIAGGHEDVGRHVALDKLLGRRARESDVWRQGAALVSSRASYEMVQKSAMCGVEILFAVSAATTLAVEVAERCNLTLVGFCKPGRATVYTHPQRLIVNQ; this is encoded by the coding sequence GTGTCTAAACAAAACCGTGATCCCCACTCGTCCCCCCTGCCTGCGGGCATTGTGGAACTGTCGGTACACAGACCGCCCCACATTACCCATGCCACGCCGGATTTTCTGGCGGAAGAGGTGCCCGTTGCGCTCGTTTACAACGGTATCTCCCATGTGGTGATGATGGCTTCGCCGAAAGATCTCGAGCTGTTCGCCATCGGTTTTTCCCTCTCGGAAGGCATCATTGACCATCCGCAGGAGATCTACGGCATGGATGTGGTGCAGGCTTGCAACGGCCTTGAAGTGCAAATCGAACTCTCCAGCCGCCGCTTTATGGGGCTGAAAGAGCGCCGCCGCGCGCTGGCCGGGCGTACCGGCTGCGGCGTGTGTGGCGTTGAGCAGCTGAATGATATTGGCAAACCCGTTGCGCCACTGCCGTTTACTCAGACCTATAATCTGGCTCACCTCGACCATGCGCTCGAGCACCTGAACGATGTCCAGCCCATCGGCCAGCTGAGCGGCTGCACGCACGCGGCGGCATGGGTGTTGCCGTCGGGCGATATTGCCGGGGGCCACGAGGACGTGGGCCGCCACGTGGCGCTGGACAAGCTGCTCGGTCGCCGTGCGCGTGAAAGTGATGTCTGGAGGCAGGGGGCGGCACTCGTTTCCAGCCGCGCCAGCTATGAGATGGTGCAAAAATCGGCGATGTGCGGTGTGGAAATTCTCTTCGCGGTGTCGGCGGCGACCACGCTGGCGGTGGAGGTGGCGGAGCGCTGCAACCTGACGCTGGTGGGCTTCTGCAAGCCGGGAAGGGCGACCGTTTATACCCATCCGCAGCGATTAATAGTTAATCAATAA